The bacterium genome segment TTCTACTGTCATTTTTTATCCTTTGGAGGACATAGATCTTTCCCATGGCTATCGGTATTGGCAATTTTACCATCCAAATTATGTATTCTTAATTCAGTTCCTTGATTTCTGCTGA includes the following:
- a CDS encoding DUF2188 domain-containing protein, coding for SRNQGTELRIHNLDGKIANTDSHGKDLCPPKDKK